The nucleotide sequence GGCCCGGCCAGCGGACCGCGTCCCGCCTCGTCCACGCCCGCCAGCAGGCCGGGCGCGTCCCAGGCCAGGGGCGCCTGTTCAGCCTTCAAGAACTTTCTGGATCGCATCGGCGCACAGTGTCGGCGTATCGCGCTGCAGTTGCACGTGGAGTTCGGCGAAACGCGCCTCGAGCGCGCGCACCCGCTCGGGGGCATCGAGCCATTCGAGCGTGGCCTGGGCCAGCGCCTCGGGCGACGCGGCTTCCTGCAGCAATTCGGGCACCACGAAGTCGCGGCACAGGATGTTAGGCAGCCCGACCCACGGCTGGAGCTGCTTGCGCTGCATCATCCGCCACGAGAGGCTGTTCATGTTGTAGGCGATGACCATCGGCCGCTTGAACAGCGCCGCCTCGAGCGTGGCGGTGCCGCTGGCGATCAGCGTGACGTCGCACGCGGACAGCGCGGCATGCGACTGGCCGTCGAGCAGCGTCACCGCGTCGCCCAGGCCGCTGGCCTTCAAGAGCGCCTCGACCTCGGCGCGCAGCCCCGGCAGGATCGGCGCCACGAAGCGCAGCGCGGGCCGCGCCTTGCGCATCAGCGCGGCGGCCTCGAAGAAACGGGCCGCCAGGTAGCGAACCTCGGAGCGCCTGCTGCCCGGCAGCAGCGCCACCACCTGGGCGTCGGGCGCGAGGCCCAGCGAGGCGCGCACCGCCGCGCGGTCGACCGTCATGGGAATCACGTTGGCCAGCGGATGCCCGACATAGCTCGCCTGCACGCCCTGCGAGGCCAGCAGCTCGGGCTCGAACGGGAAGATGCACAGCACGTGGTCGGCCGCGGCGCGGATCTTCTCGATGCGCTCGGGCCGCCAGGCCCAGATCGACGGGCAGACGAAGTGCACCGTCTTCATGCCGCGGCCACGCAGGCCGGCCTCGAGGTCGAGGTTGAAATCGGGCGCGTCGACGCCGATGAAGAGTTCGGGCCATTCGCGCAGCAGCCGCGCCTTGAGCTGGCGCCGGATGCCCGCGATCTCGGCGTAGTGGCGCAGCACCTCGATGTAGCCGCGCACCGCGAGCTTTTCCTGCGGCCACCAGCTCTCGAAACCGTGCGCCAGCATGCGCGGGCCGCCGATGCCGGCGGTCTGCAGGCCAGGCCAGCGCGCGGTGAGGCCGTCGAGCAGCAGCCCGGCCAGCAGGTCGCCGGATGCTTCGCCGGCGACCAGCGCGAAGCGTCGCTGCCCGTTGGATGTCATTGCTGGAAACTCAGCGCGCGATGCCGCGCGTGGAGGTGGCGAGGAAGCCGTCCATCAGCGCCACGTCGGCGGCCGCATCGGGCGTTTCGGCGGCCAGCGCGGCAATGCCGGCACGCGCCTCCTCGAGCGTCTTGCCCTGGCGGTACAGCAGCTTGTGCATGTCGCGGATGGCGGCGATGCGCCCGGCCGAGAAGTCGCGCCGGCGCAGGCCGACCAGGTTCACGCCGCGCACCGTGAGCGGGGTGCCGTCGACCACCATGTAGGGCGGCACGTCCATCGCGATATGGCTGCCGAAACCGATCATCGAATGCGCGCCGACGCGCATGCGCTGCAGGATGCCCACCAGGCCGCCGACCGTGACCCAGTCGCCGATCTGGACATGGCCGGCCAGCGTGGTGTTGTTGGCCATCGTGATCTGGTTGCCGAGCTGGCAGTCGTGCGCGATGTGCACGTAGGCCATGATCCAGTTGTCGTCGCCGATGCGGGTGACGCCCGCGTCCTGCACCGTGCCGACATTGAAGGTGCAGAACTCGCGCACCGTGTTGCGGTCGCCGATCGTGAGCTCGGTCGGCTCCCCCGCGTGCTTCTTGTCCTGCGGCACCGCACCCAGCGACGAGAACTGGAAGATGCGGTTGTCGCGCCCGATGGTCGTGTGACCTTCGATCACGCAGTGCGAGCCGATGACCGTTCCCGCACCGATACGCACATGCGGACCGATCACGGTATAGGGACCGACCGCGACCGACGGGTCGAGCTCGGCCTTGGGATCGACGATGGCCGTCGGATGAACCTGCGTCATGCGCCGATCGTCAGGCGTTGATCTGGCGCATCGCGCACATCAGGGAGGCTTCGCAGGCCAGCTCGCTGCCCACCAGCGCCCGGCCCTTGAACTTCGAGATGCCGGCCTTCATGCGCTCGATCTCGACCTCCAGCGTGAGCTGGTCGCCCGGCTCCACGGGGCGCTTGAAGCGCGCGCCGTCGATCGCGGCGAAGTAGTAGACGGTGTTGTCGTCGGGCACGATGTCGAGCGAACGAAACGACAGCAGCGCCGCGGCCTGCGCCATGGCTTCGAGCATCAGCACGCCGGGCATCACCGGGCGATGCGGGAAGTGGCCGTTGAAAAACGGCTCGTTCATGGTCACGTTCTTGAGCGCCGTGATGCGCTTGCCCTTCTCCATGTCCAGCACGCGGTCGACCAGCAGAAAAGGATAGCGGTGCGGCAGCAGCTTGAGGATTTG is from Variovorax paradoxus and encodes:
- the lpxB gene encoding lipid-A-disaccharide synthase; the encoded protein is MTSNGQRRFALVAGEASGDLLAGLLLDGLTARWPGLQTAGIGGPRMLAHGFESWWPQEKLAVRGYIEVLRHYAEIAGIRRQLKARLLREWPELFIGVDAPDFNLDLEAGLRGRGMKTVHFVCPSIWAWRPERIEKIRAAADHVLCIFPFEPELLASQGVQASYVGHPLANVIPMTVDRAAVRASLGLAPDAQVVALLPGSRRSEVRYLAARFFEAAALMRKARPALRFVAPILPGLRAEVEALLKASGLGDAVTLLDGQSHAALSACDVTLIASGTATLEAALFKRPMVIAYNMNSLSWRMMQRKQLQPWVGLPNILCRDFVVPELLQEAASPEALAQATLEWLDAPERVRALEARFAELHVQLQRDTPTLCADAIQKVLEG
- the fabZ gene encoding 3-hydroxyacyl-ACP dehydratase FabZ; the protein is MTTMQEQKTTMTTTLDIHQILKLLPHRYPFLLVDRVLDMEKGKRITALKNVTMNEPFFNGHFPHRPVMPGVLMLEAMAQAAALLSFRSLDIVPDDNTVYYFAAIDGARFKRPVEPGDQLTLEVEIERMKAGISKFKGRALVGSELACEASLMCAMRQINA
- the lpxA gene encoding acyl-ACP--UDP-N-acetylglucosamine O-acyltransferase, with translation MTQVHPTAIVDPKAELDPSVAVGPYTVIGPHVRIGAGTVIGSHCVIEGHTTIGRDNRIFQFSSLGAVPQDKKHAGEPTELTIGDRNTVREFCTFNVGTVQDAGVTRIGDDNWIMAYVHIAHDCQLGNQITMANNTTLAGHVQIGDWVTVGGLVGILQRMRVGAHSMIGFGSHIAMDVPPYMVVDGTPLTVRGVNLVGLRRRDFSAGRIAAIRDMHKLLYRQGKTLEEARAGIAALAAETPDAAADVALMDGFLATSTRGIAR